The following is a genomic window from Acetomicrobium sp. S15 = DSM 107314.
GATATCGACCCTTATCGTCCCGGTCATCTTGCGCATTCCCTGGAAAGACGGTTCGGGGGATGAAGCCCCCTCTGCTACTTCGTCCACCTTTTGCGCTTCATCCGTCTTTTGCAACTTCTCAGCCGTGCACTCGCTGTCAGATGTCAGTTCATCTATCTCTACATTTGCGATTTCGGATATAGACATCACCGTATGCCGCGTAGTCTCTTGCTCTTCTTTCGTGGCCAGATAAACCTCAAAGGCGTAATCAAAACCTTCCCTCTCAAGCTCCTCAACGGGAGGGACAGTTTTTATGATTTCGCCCATCCCCTCGAGGCGCGACACCACAAGGTAGGCCCTGGCGGACTTCAAGAGGCATTGAGGGTCGAGGTGAATCGTCAGATGATACACCTTCATCCCCTGATCTTGCGCTTTCTTCACCCATTCCACTTCCTGAGAGGTAAGCCCGACAGGCGCTTGAGATTTTGTAGCTTCACGATGATTTACGACTTCTACCTTTGCCCTAAGGACCTTCAAAAGCTCATCCACGTCGACATCGCCGTCGCGGCCGCCTTTGCGAATCCGGTCGATCATAACCTGAAGCGCATCGAGACATCGAAAGAGGAGCGATACGTCATCACCGGTGATGAAGAGCTCACCCTTGCGCATGAGGTCGAGGAGGTCCTCCATGGCGTGAGTCAGGCCCGCCATGCCATCGAAACCCATCGCTCCCGCCATCCCCTTCAACGTATGGGCTACCCTGAAGATCTCGTTCACTATCTCAGGCTGCTCTGGGTTCGACTCAAGGCTTAAAAGCAGGTCCCCGAGCAGCTCAAGCTGTTCGGAAGATTCATCGAGAAAGGCATTCAAGTATTCCTTCGTATTTAGATCCATCGCCTCATTCTCCCTTCCGCATCTTTACCAACAATTTTACCCTCTCGGGAATTCTATAAAGCGGCAACGACTCATTCGCCGCGCCCGCCTCGACCGCAGATTTAGGCATTCCATATACGACGCACGTTTCGGGCGACTCCGCCAAGACAAACCCCCCTTTTGAGCGAATAGCCCTGGCTCCTTCTGTGCCATCCCTTCCCATGCCGGTCAATATTATCCCCACCGCTTTCGCTCCGGCGACATCTGCTACACTTAAGAATAACAGATCGGCCGCCGGTTTGACAGAGTGCAACGGCGGAGCATCGGAAAGCCTGCAGATGAATCGGCTGTCTTTTTTCTCCACCAACATGTGCTTGCCTCCGGGAGCTATGGCGGCGACGCCCGGCATAAGTTCTAACCCGTCTTGTCCTTCCACAACGTGCAACGCAGATATCTCATCAAGGCGCTTAGCCAAAGAAGCGGTGAACCCCGGAGGCATGTGCTGCGCGATGACTACAGGAACCGGAAGATCATGAGGCAGCCCGCTCAGGAGCTCCTGGAGCGCTTTAGGCCCCCCCGTAGAAGCCGCAACCGCTACGATCTCAGAAGGCTCGCCACGAGGCTCAATCGGTTGCGGTGCTTCTTTCAACGAAAGGGGCGCGCGGCGGTGCGCAAGTAGCGCGATGTTTACGCCTGAAGCCATCAAAACTTTGTTCCGGAGCTCATCCCCCACCTTGGCCATGTCCAAAGAGATCGTGCCCGACGGCTTGGCCACGAAGTCCACAGCCCCTGCAGCCAAAGCCTTAATGGTGATCTCTGCGCCTTCTCTCGTAAGGCTGCTCACCATGACGACCGGCGTCGGACGAAGGACCATTATGTCCTCAAGTGTGGCAAGGCCGTCCTTTTTGGGCATCTCAACGTCCAACGTAACCACATCGGGTTTGAGCTCTCCCAGCAGTTTGAGCGCTTCGATGCCGTCCCTGGCTCTGCCGACGACCTCCAGGCGAGGATCCTCTTCGAGAATATCGGAGATGAGCTTGCGCATGAACGCGGAATCGTCAACAACCAGAACGCGAACCTTTTTCATCGGGATAACTCCTGCTTTCTGATGAATTTGATCAACGCCGCTTCCGCCAAGGGAAAGAGCGATTCAAACTCGACGGCAATCTCTTTAAGCCCATCCACACCCTCCTGAAACCTCACGATTTTGGCCACAAACATAAAAGGGCTGCCCTCGATAGTCAGAGAGAGAAGCACCCTATCCCCTGCCGCCAACCCTCTCATGTCCGACGATCGCAGCCTGGCTCCTCCCAAGCTGATATCGAGGACGTCGCACTCCCGCCAATCTCCCCGCATGGGAGACCGCGCTTCGACGTCCAGGGGGAAAAATGCGGCCTTAAGGAGACAGGGGACGCGGAGGAACCGCCTCCTCTGAATGCGAATAAACTCCCCTACAGGACGCACCCAGAGGAGAGGGACGGAAGATGCGAGATCGCTCCGCACAGCGCTCACTTGCACAGCTATAGGAGAGCGCTCGTCCTCGAACATCACCTCGAACTGCATGTCTCTGTATATGGGCAGAAGCGCGCCGCGCAATAGAGGGTGAGATAGCGCCAAGAGCTCGCCTTCGATATCTTCGAGGCGCGAAGGATGGTGCCCCTTATAGAGCCCGGCATGGATATGGATATCGGCTCGCGCTCCAACCTTCAACTGCGATGCCGCACCGATCGCCATTTCACCCGCTCCGGGTCAGCCGCTTGGCCAGTCTGAAGAGAAAGGCCTTTACCCCGCGCCCTGCGACTGCTTTAGGGGGAAGTTCGCCAGAAGGTTCAGCCTTGGCGAGCCTGGAGGCGATCCACTTTACACACTGAGACGCTGCGCAACCGGGTTGATAAATGAAAAAAGGCCGGCTCGTCTCGGCAGCTCGCCTCACTGCCTCGTCCCTGAGCACATAACCCGCATAGGGCACAGAGATTTCCAAAAATTGGGCAGCGGCCATTTGGACCCTGCTCGCGACCGAGGCCGCTTTCTCATCGGAAGAGGCCATGTTCACGAGGAGGTTGACGTCGATGCCGGTTCCGCCGGAGAAGGCCAACACTTTAAGCATTCCGTAGCAGTCGCGGACAGCTGCAGGCTCGGGCGTCGTGAGCAAAAGCACGGAGTCGGCGGCCAAGCAAAAGGAGACGACGGTGCGATGCAAACCGGCCCCGGTGTCGATTATCAATATATCGGCCATGGAATCCAATACCGATAGGCTTTCTATGAGCGCGAGCTGCCTGCGAGGATCGAGGTCGGCGATGTCCGCCATGCCGACGCCGCCAGGTACGATCAATACGCCCTTGTCGACTTCCACCAATATCTCCTCCAGTCGCCTCTCACCCCGGATTACGTGAGCGAGGTTGTACCTGGAGGTGACGCCCAACAACAGATCCAAGTTGGCCAATCCCAAATCCGCGTCGAGCAGTGCTACTCTCTTACCCAAGCGCCCCAATGCCAAGGCTAAATTCGCGGATATGCTGCTTTTGCCGACGCCGCCCTTGCCGCTCGTTACCGCAAGCGACCGCAAGCGACCGCTTTCGGCGGAGATTCGGCCCGTCTCGGCTGCCACCAGTTCCCTCAATTCGTATGCCTGATCTGCGGGTTTCGCGTCAAGCCGAACCAAAGCGCTCCACTCCCATGACCAGTTTCGCAATGCGAGATGCTTCCGCCACCTCAATATCGCTCGGCACGTTCTGACCCGTCGTCAAAAAAGAAACAGGCGTGCCGAACTCGAGGCAGAAGTTAAGTAGCACGCCATATGTCATAGCCTCGTCCAGCTTGGTGAAGATAGCGCAAGATATAGGTATTTTGCTCATCCTCCGCACGACATCCACGATGACAGGATAGGCCACGTTAGCTTGAAGCACCAGGTGGACGGCGTCCGGTTTAAAGGCATCGTGAGCCCGTTCATATTCTTCCAGGTGGCGGTCATCCCGCTGCGATCGACCGGCCACATCGAGGAAAACCACTTCTGCGTCCGCGTGACGGGCGAGCACGTCGTCGTAATCTTTAGGCTCGAAAATTACCTCTATCGGAATCCCCAGGATCCTCGCATAGGTGCGCAGCTGCTCCACCGCAGCGATACGATAGGTATCGGCCGTTAAAAGCAGCACTTTTCTCCTCTCCCATAGGGACTGGATGGCGGCGAGCTTCGCTATCGTGGTGGTCTTCCCTACCCCAGTGGGGCCGATGAACATCACCTTTCGCCCCCCCAAAGCGGATGCGAAATCTCCACCTACCACACGGATATAGCCTGAAAGCCACTGAATCGCGTCTTGCGCTCCCGAGGCTTCGTGGTCTTGCGACAGTTTCTGCGCTAAGGCGGGCCCTACGCCGGCATCGATAAGCTTTTGACAAAAGGGAGACTTTTCGTGAGAGTTTTCCCCCGAATTGTCTTTAACCTTCTGGCCCTCTATCCTCGTCAAGATGGAGCGTATCTCTTTTATCCCTTCGAGCAGGGCGGGCATATCTCCGGACTTCGCCTTCTCTGAAAGCTCAAGCTTATCGGCAGATGACCTTTTTTGCGCCTCCAACAGCTGCTGAAAGGCGATGAGGCGCTCCTGCTTGGTTTGGACTCCTTGAGGTTCGTCCTCCTCCAAAATCCCGGCGGTCACCAAAAGGCTTCTCTTTCGGAACAGCCCAAGGAAACCCCCTTTTTTGACGACTTGGGACGACAGGATAACGGCGTCTCGCCCAAGCTTTTGACGGGCTATCTCAAGGGCTTCCGCATCGCTTCCCGCTTCAAACATTATCTGCTTCGCAAGCCGCATGAGCTATTCCACCATCCCCAAGGAGCGCAACTCAGTGCCCGGTGTAATTTCATTATAGGAGATAACAGGAATTTGGGGCAAACTTCCCTCCAACAGGCGGCGCACCACGAGTCTCACGTCGGGGTGGACCAGCAGGACCGGCGCATGGCCGGCGGCAGCTGCTTTTTCCATCTTGTCGCCCACAGCTTTGATAAGCTTTTGAATTTCGTCGACGGGCATACCGAGCCTCCATCCCGATGCGAGGTCGCCCTGCATCGACTCTTTTACGCGTTGCTCCCACCTCGGAGAAAGGGTGAGGACGGCGACGGTGCCTTGAGGATCCTGAAGGGAGATCGTAATGTGCCTGAATAAGGCCTCCCTGACGCGCTCGGTCAGGAAGTCAGGATTCCGAGAGATACGCCCCACGTCTGCAAGCGTCTCGAATATCGTAACCAGATCCCTGATAGGCACCGATTCTCTCAGGAGGTTCTGCAGCACTTTCTGCACGTCTCCGAGGGAGAGCACGTTCATGAGCTCCTCTGTAACGGCGGGATTGCTCTCCTTGACGAGATCTACGAGCTTCTGGGTTTCTTGGCGGGTCAACAGCTCGGCGCCGTATTTCTTGACGATCTCAGAGATGTGCGTCGCGAGCACAGAAGGAGCATCTACGACGGTGTAACCCAGCGATTCGGCCTGCTCGCGCAGTTCGGGGGCTATCCAGTAACCTTCGAGGCCGAAGGCAGGCTCTTTGGTGGGAATGCCCACCAACGGCTCCTCCGTCCCACTCGTGTTCATCGCTAAATAATGATCGGGCATTATTTCCGCGCGGGCTACCTGCGCCCCCTTGATGCGGATCAGGTATTCGGTTGGCTTGAGCTGTATGTTGTCTCTGATGCGTATCGGAGGCACGATCAGCCCCCTCTCCATGGCCATCTGGCGCCTGATCGTGGCTATGCGCTCGAGCATATCCCCTCCCTGAGACGGGTCGACGAGCGGGATCAGGGCGTAGCCTATTTCCACCTCCATCGGGTCTACGGCGACGAGGGGCAGCACGCTTTCGGGGGCACCAGCAGGCGCCTTGGCGGCTGGCGTAGGCGCCTCGCCGGCAGGTTCGCCCGGCGGCGCTTTGTTCTCTCTGTAGACCACAAAACCTGCGAGCGCCAGTATTGTGCCGAGGAGGAGGAATGGGGTTGTGGGGAGGCCGGGGACCACGGCCAAGGTGAAGAGCAGCCCCGCGCCTATAAAAAGAGGGCGACAGTTCGAGGAGAGCGACGCCACGATATCGCGCCCCAAGTTGGATTCTCCTGCCGCTCTGGTGACGATGATTCCCGTCGCGGTGGATAGCAACAGCGCAGGAATCTGGGCGACGAGACCGTCGCCCACCGTCAACAAGCTGTAAGTCTGGAGGGCTTCCCGGAAGGTGAACCCCCGCTGAAAGACACCTATGGTCAGACCTCCCAAAATGTTCACCACGGTAATGATGAGGCCGGCTATGGCATCCCCTCTCACGAATTTGGAGGCCCCGTCCATGGATCCGTAGAAATCGGCTTCCCTCTGTATCTCGCTCCTTCGCCTCCTGGCCTCCTTTTCGTCTATCAGCCCGGCGTTCAAATCGGCGTCTATGGCCATCTGCTTGCCCGGCATCGCGTCCAACGTAAAGCGCGCCGCCACTTCGGCCACCCTCTCCGCGCCGCGCGTAATGACGACGAATTGGATGATGACGAGGATCAAAAAGACTACGCCTCCTACGACGTAGTTGCCTCCTACCACGAAGTCGCCGAAAGCGGCTATGACCTCACCGGCATAAGCCTGAAGCAAGATCAGGCGCGTCGTCGAAACGTTCAAGGCGAGGCGGTAAAGGGTAGCTATCAGCAATATGGTCGGAAAGGCAGGTATCTCGAGGGGCTTAAGGACATAGAACGTCGCGAGGAGCACGACGACTCCGAAGGTTATGTTCATAGAGAGCAGTATGTCGAGCAAAAACGTCGGCATGGGGATGATCATCATACCCACTATCAGGATGATCAAAAAAGCCATTCCAACGTCGGCGAAGCGCGTAGCCCTTCTCATCAGAGAACTTTCGCGGATATCAGCCATTACGTTCGGCCTCCAACATTGACGAATGGACCTCTCCTCTTAGTGCGATATACGAACGCCAAAACCTCGGCCACAGCTTTATACAACTTCTCGGGGATCTCCGAACCCAATTCCGCCTCGTAAAGGGCCCTGGCGAGTGCACGATTTTCCACGATAGGCACACCGTGGCTTCGGGCCACTTCCCTGATCCGCTGCGCCAAGATCCCTTTCCCTTTTGCTACGAGCACGGGGGCCTCCATGATGCTTCTATCATAGCGCAAAGCGACGGCCAATGTGGTAGGGTTGGTTATGACCACGTCGGCCTTAGGCACTTCGGCCATCATCCTGCGCCTGGCGAGCTCCCTCTGTCTCTGGCGAATCCTGCGGCGCACCAACGGATCTCCCTCGATATCTTTAAACTCCTCCTTGAGCTCTTGCCTGCTCATCCTGATCGAACGCTCGAACTCCCACCTCTGATAGGCGTAGTCAAATACCGACAAGGCCAAAAGGAGAAGCGCCATCTTGAGGCTCGCGCTCCATAGGGTGCGCAGCAAAAGGCCCACCCCTGCGAGGTGCGGAAAGCGCACCATGGACAAGAAAAGCTCAAGCTCTCCCTTTATGGTCCAAAAGAGCACGAGCGCCAACAGCGACGCCTTGAGGACCCCTTTTAAAAGCTCCACCAAGGAACGCAAGGAAAAGACGCGTTTGAAGCCCTGCACGGGATTGAGGCGGTCGAATTTGGGGATCAACGGTTTAGCCGTAACGACGAACTTCACCTGGAAGAGCGTCACTGCGAGGGCAAAAACGGCGCAAAGCAGCCCCAGTGGCAGCCATAAAAGGAGATATCTCTTCGCCGCCACCATGGCCAGTTCTTTTATCCAGAGTTCACCAGTGAGGTCTCGCCCGATGTAAGAGATATCCCAGCTCAGATATTCTCTCATTCCGTTAAACAGAAAAGAAGAGATAAAATAGATGGTCACCAACCCAGCCATGATGGATACCGCGGCAGATAAGTCCTGACTTCGCGCTACGCGCCCTTCTTCGCGCTCCCTGCGGCGTTTGCGGGGCGTGGCGGGTTCCGTGCGTTCTTGGGCAAAAAGCTGCAGGTCGAAGGACCTTGTTAGCGCCACAGCGCAGCCCCCTTCATGGCCAGCTCCAAAGCATCTTCTATTTTTCCATGGATCAGATCGACTGCGACGGGCAAAACCATCATAAGCATCAAAAAACCCAACAGCACTTTCAGGGGCAATCCCAAAACAAACACGTTCAATTGAGGGACGGTCCTGGCTATGAAGCCGAGGCCTATATCGGCCAAAAGGAGAGCTCCATAGAACGGTAGGGTGATTTTAACGGCCAGGTAAAATGCCTCTCTTAGCCAGGTGGCGACCTGCGGGTCTTCTGCGAAGCTCCACTCAACCTGGGCCAAAGGGAATAGGCGCAGGCTCTCCATCAACCCCTGAAAGAGGAGTATGTGCCCGTTCCAGTACAGGAAAAACCAAAGCCCGAGGAGGAACTTGAGCTGTCCTATAACCGATGTCTGCACCTGGGATAGCGGATCCAAGACGTTAACCATGCCGAAGCCCATAGAGACGCCTATCAGCCAACCCGCCATCTCCATCGCGTACAAAGGCAGGGCCGACAAAAATCCCAAGGTCGCCCCTATGAAGAACTCCCGCGTGCACGCCAGGATCAAGGCCAACGGCTCGGTTAAATTGGGCGGAAAAGCCTGAGCTAAAACCATGGGCAAAGCGGCGAAGGCCAGCAGGAGCGCCAGCCAAAAGCGCGCAGCGATGGGCATCGACGGCACTGTGAGCGCAGGAGAAACCATGAGGAGCCCGAGGAAGCGAAGCCCCAACATAAAGGTCAAGGTCAGCAGGAAAAGCCAATCTCCGTTCATGGTATGAAACTATCAAGATGTCCCAATATGTCCCGCGCCATCTGACCGATATTGCCAAACATCCATGGCCCGAGAAACAAGAGAGCCAAAAAGACCGCCAAGATCTTGGGTATGAAGATGAGGGTCTGCTCCTGGATCGAAGTGGCCGTCTGCAGTATGCCTATTATCAAGCCCACAGCCATGGCCGTCAGAAGGACCGGCGCGGAGGTCAACAGGGTAATCCAAACGGCATGTCGAAACGCGTCCATCGTGGTCACGGACAAGTCGCCTCCTTATTTAAAGCTGCTCACAAGGCTCGAGACCACCAGGTCCCAGCCATCCGCCATTACAAACAGAAGCACTTTAAACGGCAACGATACAAGCATGGGAGGCAGCATTATCATGCCCATGCTCATCAACACGCTCGCCACTATCATGTCAACCACGATAAAAGGGATAAATATTACCACACCCATCTGAAAGGCTATCTTGAGCTCGCTCAACATGAAGGCCGGGATCAATACGCGCGTCGGAAGGTCATCCGGCGTTTGAGGCCTCGGGAGATCGGCCAAGGACACCATCAGCGACAATTCCCCCTCCCTCGTCTCTTTGAGCATGAAAGCGCGCACGGGTTCGACAGCACCGTTCAGCGCCTCGGGAGCCGAGATCTCGCCGCGCAGATACGGGTCGAGCGCGTCATCGTAAACCTTCTGCCACACGGGGGCCATGGTAAAGAAGGTCAAAAAGAGCGCCAGCGTGACCAGAATCTGATTCGACGGCATCTGTTGGACGCCTATAGCGCTTCGCACAAAGCTCAAGACTACCAATATGCGGGTGAAGCTCGTGAGCATCAATACAATGGCAGGAGCGAGGCTCAAAACAGTAAGGAGCGCCAGGATTTGGAGGGTGAGCGCCACATCCTGAGGCGATTGAGCAGCCTTTATGCCGAATTCCACGCTCGGAATGGGGATAGAGGGGGGCTCGGGCTGAGCATAGGCAGCTCCGACCAGGAGCACTATAAAGGAAAGGGCTATAGCGCTTTTAACCGCACGATTGAGCCACCTTGTTGATTCAAGAGACATCGCCGCTTTTATCCTCCCAATCCCTGAGGCCCCACCTCCCAAGGAAGAGAGCGCCGTTTTTGCCGGAGACGAAGGCTACGACATCAGGGCCGCAGCGGACCAGATATACAACCTCGTGCCCCAGCGGCAACGTGGCTAAAAGGCACAAATCTCCCCTTTTGGGTCGAGAGATCCCCCTCTTTTGAGCAAAGCGCAGGGCCAACCACGCACATGCGCCGATGCCGATCAAGGCCAAGAACATACGAAAAAGATAACTCTCGATGGTGGGCGCCTCGGAAGCCGCCAAAGCCGGAAAAGGACAAAAGAGCGAGGCCGCGACCGAGGGTAATATGCATATCCTTAGCGACCTCGCCGAATACATCAAAATACACATCCATCCGAGGTTCGAGCTAAGACAGGGCCTTTTTCAAGGCCTCCAAGACGCGGTCGGGCTGAAAGGGCTTTACGATGAAGTCGGAAGCCCCAGCTTGGATGGCCTCAATGACCATCGCCTGTTGTCCCATAGCGCTGACCATAACGACCTTGGCGTTCGGGTCGATCTTTTTGATCTCCTTCACAGCAGCGATGCCATCGACTTCGGGCATGGTAATGTCCATAGTCACTAAATCCGGCTTGAGTTCCTGATAAAGCCTTACGGCCTCAGCACCGTTCGTCGCCTCGCCAGCTATCTCAAAACCACCTTTGAGGAGTATGTCCTTCAACATCATACGCATAAAAGCAGCATCGTCCACCACCAGGACCCTTGTCACACAATTCAGCCCCTTCCCCCAAATATATCTTCAGCCGCTGATAGAGCGAATGCGATCGGCCTTGCTCGCGATCTCAGTTACCCTGACGGCGAAGCTCTCATCGATGATGACGACTTCACCACGCGCGATGAGTTTGCCGTTGGCCAAAATATCGACCGGCTCACCGGCCATCTTTTCTAATTCTATCACGGAGCCGGGCCCCATGTTTAAAATCTCGCCTATCGTCTTCCTGGTGCGTCCGAGCTCCACGGTTATGCGAAGCGGAACATCCACTATCAGATCGAGATTGCCAATGCCCTTCAGTTCGGGCTCTTCGTCTGGCCTTAAAGGTAGAAATGCGGCCGGTCGCGCTTCTACCGGCACTGAAGTGGCGCCGGCCCCCACGACTGCACCTCCTCCAGCACGAGGGGGTGGAGCGGGTTCGGTTTGAGCCGTGCTCGGTCGCGGCTCATGGGGTTCGGGTTTAGCGGCTTCTTCTTTGGCAGCGCTCTGAACCGCTTTATTCAACTCTTCGGCTAACTTGTTCGAGGCATCGAGGGTGGTGAGAAGCCAGACGTCAAAAGAGCCTATATCGTGGATCTCCACATTGTACCGTACTGCCCAGATTTTTTCCCCCCGATCCATCTCGCCAAAGGGACGCCACTCTCCGTGCGGCAGAGTCGCGGAGACGCCGCGGGGCACCACTTTTTTACCCGAAAGAAGCCTGCTCAAATCGGCAAGAGCGGTCCCCACAAATTGGCTCAAGCCTTCCTGAGCGGCGCTCAGATAGAGATCGTTCATTTCGGGCGGAAGGTCCTTGCCGTCCCCTCCCATCATGAGATCGGCGAGCATGAGCGCTCCGCGCCCGTTCAAGACCAATGCGGCGGGGATTTCCAACCCATCCCACGTCATGGAATAGAGGAAGGGAGACGGATCGCCTAAACGGCTCAAAAAATCATCTTGAGACAAAACGGTCTCTTCCGCTAACTTCACTGCAACCGTTTTGCCGGAAAGCATCCCCATGACTCTCTCGCCGGCCGCAGAAAAGACCGAGGCGACTTCAGAGAGGAGGCCCGTATCCTGCCCCGCAGAATCCGCTTTCTTCTCGCCGGACGACCCTTTTAGCAGGGCATCTATCTCCTCCTGGCTCAAGAGGTCATTAACCATACCACATCCTCCTCCTCTGCGCCCAGCTTTTGAACGACGTCAGTTATCCGTACGGCATATCGCCCTTTCGATGTGCCGGGGGCTGCATAAAACTTTACATTGCTGCCAATGCGAACGGCCACGGGATCAGCGTAAGACTCCTCCAAACGGATGACATCGCCGGGACGAAGTCCGAGCAGTTCTTTCAGCTCGATCTCGGCATGGCCGAGCTCTACGACGACTGGCACCTTAATGTCCTTGAGCCTTTCAGTCAATTTCTCCTTGGCGTTCTCGGTCCCCTTCCGCCCAGTCGAAGCGAACCACCGCTGGGAGCTCAAACGATCCACGACCGGCTCCATCACGAAATAGGGGACGCAGAAGTTCATGAGCCCCTCGATGTTCCCGAGTTGGACCTTGAGCGTAACCACCAGCACCATATCGGAACCAGGGCAAATCTGTACGAAAAAGGGATTGCTCTCGAGGTTAACGAAGCGGAATTTCAAGTCTACGACAGTACTCCAGCTCTCCTCCAAGAGCTCGAGAATGCGCATAAATATCCTCTCGGCCACCATGCGCTCTATGTCGGTGAGGCTCCTCGGCTTGGAGAGCGATTCTCCTTTGCCGCCAAGGCTACGGTCGATGATAGCGAATATTAAGCTCGGGGCGATCTCCAGCATGGCACTGCCGCTCAAGGGATACATATCGAGCACCGCTATCACAGTCGGCTGAACGAGCGAGCGCACGAATTCATCATAAGATATCTGATCCACCGAAGCCACCTCGGCCGAGACCAAAGAGCGCGCCATCGTGGAAATGGCCGTGGTGACCTGGCGGGCGAAGGACTCGTGAACCATTTGGATCGCCCGGAGCTGATCTTTGCTGAATTTGTCCGGCCGCCTAAAATCGTAGATCTTGAACTTCTTCTCTTCTTCGCTCTTTTTAATGGCCTCGATATCGACATGGCCGCTGGAGAGGGCTTGTAAAAGGGCATCTATTTCAGCCTGAGAGAGGACTTCGGGCACCATAAGCTCCCACTCCTTTATTGAAGCATAAATTCCTCAAACAAGACGCGCTTCACTGGGGCACGCCCGTCCGCAAGCGGCATCATGGCGTTGATCCTCCTCGTGAGGTCCTGGCTCGCCTCCAATATTCCCTCGGCCGTCCTCAAATCGTCGTAAAAGCGATCTTTCATGGCCAATATTACCTCGTTTTTGACTCTGCTCTGCCAACCGCTCTCGGAAAAGAGGTTTAACGCCTTGGGCGAGTTCAATTCAAGGACGAGCTTGAAGCGCACGATCTTCGGTTCTCTATCGGCGAGGTTAACGGTGAAGTCTCCCATATTGACCATGGGCCCCGGCATTTCCACCTGCCTCTCCGGCGACGTCACATACGCAGGCTGTTTAAGAATTTTCCCCCCAAAAAACACCCCCGCGCCTACCCCTACGAGCAGAATCACAATGCCAACGAGGGCGAACAGGATAATCTTCTTCAACATATATATATACCCCCATGATTATATCAATCTTTAGAATAGCGGGAAAGCACAACCACGTCCACCCTGCGATTGAGCCGCCTGTGGTCGTCGGTGTCGTTGGGCACGAGGGGTCTAAAGGGACCATATCCGACGGCCCGTAGCCTGCGCGGGTCGATGCCCACGACATCACTCAAGAAAGAGGCGACAACGGCCGCTCGAACCGAGGAAAGCCCCCAATTGTCTTTGTAGGGCCCGCCTTTCAAGGGGACGTTATCCGTATGCCCCTCCACGGACAGCTGATTAGGCAACTCTTTCAAGGCCCCTCCCACTTTGGACAGGAGCCTTTTGGCCTCAGGCCGTAGCTCTGCGCTCCCCGGTTCGAAGAGAAGCTGTTCCGTGAAGGAGATAACCACGCCCCTCTCGTCGATTCGTGCAGATATGTCCTGCTTTAAGCCTTCCTCACGAAGGAATATATCGAGCTTTTGCAAGGTGGACAGGATATCGTGCGTCTCTTGGGCGCTCTGTCCGGCGCTGAACCCTCGAAAGCCGGCGAATACGTTCTCCGCCTCCTGCATGCTCTTCCCACCCGGCAAGACTCCGATAGCTCCCTGAAAAGAGTAAATCATCTTCTGAAATTTCTGAACGTCGATAGAAGAAAATGAAAAAAGAAAGACGAAAAAAGTAAGGAGCAATGTGACCATGTCTCCATAAGTGGTGAGCCAGTTACCTTTAACTCCCTCGTCTATTTTCCTCCGCTTTCGTGCCATCACTATCCTGCCTTTTCTTTAGATTCTTGCCTTTCAGCCTCCAATTCATTTCTTAACTTAGGCGGCAGGAATATCTTGAGCTTCTCCTCGACGATGCGCGGGTTC
Proteins encoded in this region:
- the fliQ gene encoding flagellar biosynthesis protein FliQ is translated as MDAFRHAVWITLLTSAPVLLTAMAVGLIIGILQTATSIQEQTLIFIPKILAVFLALLFLGPWMFGNIGQMARDILGHLDSFIP
- the flhB gene encoding flagellar biosynthesis protein FlhB → MALTRSFDLQLFAQERTEPATPRKRRREREEGRVARSQDLSAAVSIMAGLVTIYFISSFLFNGMREYLSWDISYIGRDLTGELWIKELAMVAAKRYLLLWLPLGLLCAVFALAVTLFQVKFVVTAKPLIPKFDRLNPVQGFKRVFSLRSLVELLKGVLKASLLALVLFWTIKGELELFLSMVRFPHLAGVGLLLRTLWSASLKMALLLLALSVFDYAYQRWEFERSIRMSRQELKEEFKDIEGDPLVRRRIRQRQRELARRRMMAEVPKADVVITNPTTLAVALRYDRSIMEAPVLVAKGKGILAQRIREVARSHGVPIVENRALARALYEAELGSEIPEKLYKAVAEVLAFVYRTKRRGPFVNVGGRT
- the fliP gene encoding flagellar type III secretion system pore protein FliP (The bacterial flagellar biogenesis protein FliP forms a type III secretion system (T3SS)-type pore required for flagellar assembly.) translates to MSLESTRWLNRAVKSAIALSFIVLLVGAAYAQPEPPSIPIPSVEFGIKAAQSPQDVALTLQILALLTVLSLAPAIVLMLTSFTRILVVLSFVRSAIGVQQMPSNQILVTLALFLTFFTMAPVWQKVYDDALDPYLRGEISAPEALNGAVEPVRAFMLKETREGELSLMVSLADLPRPQTPDDLPTRVLIPAFMLSELKIAFQMGVVIFIPFIVVDMIVASVLMSMGMIMLPPMLVSLPFKVLLFVMADGWDLVVSSLVSSFK
- a CDS encoding flagellar biosynthetic protein FliR — protein: MNGDWLFLLTLTFMLGLRFLGLLMVSPALTVPSMPIAARFWLALLLAFAALPMVLAQAFPPNLTEPLALILACTREFFIGATLGFLSALPLYAMEMAGWLIGVSMGFGMVNVLDPLSQVQTSVIGQLKFLLGLWFFLYWNGHILLFQGLMESLRLFPLAQVEWSFAEDPQVATWLREAFYLAVKITLPFYGALLLADIGLGFIARTVPQLNVFVLGLPLKVLLGFLMLMMVLPVAVDLIHGKIEDALELAMKGAALWR
- the flhA gene encoding flagellar biosynthesis protein FlhA, whose amino-acid sequence is MADIRESSLMRRATRFADVGMAFLIILIVGMMIIPMPTFLLDILLSMNITFGVVVLLATFYVLKPLEIPAFPTILLIATLYRLALNVSTTRLILLQAYAGEVIAAFGDFVVGGNYVVGGVVFLILVIIQFVVITRGAERVAEVAARFTLDAMPGKQMAIDADLNAGLIDEKEARRRRSEIQREADFYGSMDGASKFVRGDAIAGLIITVVNILGGLTIGVFQRGFTFREALQTYSLLTVGDGLVAQIPALLLSTATGIIVTRAAGESNLGRDIVASLSSNCRPLFIGAGLLFTLAVVPGLPTTPFLLLGTILALAGFVVYRENKAPPGEPAGEAPTPAAKAPAGAPESVLPLVAVDPMEVEIGYALIPLVDPSQGGDMLERIATIRRQMAMERGLIVPPIRIRDNIQLKPTEYLIRIKGAQVARAEIMPDHYLAMNTSGTEEPLVGIPTKEPAFGLEGYWIAPELREQAESLGYTVVDAPSVLATHISEIVKKYGAELLTRQETQKLVDLVKESNPAVTEELMNVLSLGDVQKVLQNLLRESVPIRDLVTIFETLADVGRISRNPDFLTERVREALFRHITISLQDPQGTVAVLTLSPRWEQRVKESMQGDLASGWRLGMPVDEIQKLIKAVGDKMEKAAAAGHAPVLLVHPDVRLVVRRLLEGSLPQIPVISYNEITPGTELRSLGMVE